In the genome of Rhodoferax fermentans, one region contains:
- a CDS encoding methyl-accepting chemotaxis protein, which produces MDFLNHLKIATRLKVILGFMTAMLFGIAGLALWQMAVMSASTHQITTNWMPSVELVNRMNTATANFRAQEFKHVLSTDAQEMADVEKRMAELKAGFDKDHDAYVKLISSEQERKLYDSFATDWKLYLQVHDRMIEASRKNENDQARTLMNQESSPVYRRFSDTLNKLVELNHDGAVAEGQRSDAADIFARNMMIGAALVGLVLASIAGLWLIRSITGPLTQAVEAAGRVAAGDLTGKINITSQDETGLVLQALDRMQTALIGVVSTVRTGSDSVATASSEIAQGNNDLSQRTEEQASALEETAASMEELSSTVKQNADNARQANQLAQNASSVAIKGGEVVAQVVDTMKGINEASRKISDIISVIDGIAFQTNILALNAAVEAARAGEQGRGFAVVASEVRSLAGRSAEAAKEIKTLISTSVERVEQGTALVDQAGTTMTEVVASIRRVNDIMGEISAASTEQSQGVGQIGEAIQQMDQVTQQNAALVEEMAAAASSLKSQAQDLVGTVAVFKLAAGQDHGFSAPAARTSAVVSAPKAMTPAKKVAAKTAPQAAALSHSSAAKAGGDEWESF; this is translated from the coding sequence CAAATGGCGGTGATGAGCGCCTCCACACATCAGATCACCACCAACTGGATGCCCAGTGTGGAGTTGGTCAACAGGATGAACACCGCCACTGCCAATTTCCGTGCGCAGGAATTCAAACATGTGCTGAGCACCGACGCTCAGGAAATGGCTGACGTCGAAAAGCGGATGGCTGAGTTAAAAGCAGGCTTTGACAAAGACCACGATGCCTATGTCAAGCTGATCAGCAGTGAGCAGGAGCGCAAGCTGTACGACAGTTTTGCGACCGACTGGAAACTTTATTTGCAGGTACACGATCGCATGATTGAGGCCTCGCGCAAGAACGAGAATGATCAGGCCAGAACCTTGATGAATCAGGAAAGCAGCCCTGTTTACCGCCGTTTCTCGGATACCTTGAACAAACTGGTGGAGCTCAATCACGACGGTGCAGTGGCTGAAGGCCAGCGCAGTGATGCCGCGGACATTTTTGCTCGCAACATGATGATCGGCGCCGCCCTGGTGGGCCTGGTGCTGGCGTCGATTGCCGGTCTCTGGCTGATTCGCTCCATCACCGGACCGCTGACCCAGGCGGTGGAAGCTGCAGGCCGTGTGGCTGCCGGTGACCTCACTGGCAAGATCAACATCACCTCCCAAGATGAAACGGGTCTGGTCCTGCAGGCACTGGATCGCATGCAAACCGCCCTGATTGGTGTGGTCTCTACGGTGCGCACTGGCTCCGATTCGGTTGCTACCGCCAGCTCCGAAATCGCCCAAGGCAACAACGACCTGAGCCAACGCACCGAAGAACAAGCCAGCGCCCTGGAGGAAACAGCCGCTTCCATGGAGGAACTGTCCTCCACCGTCAAACAGAACGCCGACAACGCCCGTCAGGCCAACCAACTGGCCCAAAACGCCAGCTCTGTGGCCATCAAGGGCGGTGAAGTCGTCGCACAGGTGGTGGACACCATGAAAGGCATCAACGAAGCTAGCCGCAAGATCAGCGACATCATCAGTGTGATCGACGGCATCGCCTTCCAGACCAACATCCTGGCATTAAACGCTGCGGTGGAAGCCGCAAGAGCTGGCGAACAAGGCCGGGGCTTTGCGGTGGTGGCCAGTGAAGTGCGCAGCTTGGCAGGCCGCAGTGCTGAAGCCGCCAAAGAAATCAAGACCCTGATCAGCACCAGTGTCGAGCGGGTCGAACAAGGTACAGCCCTGGTCGACCAGGCCGGTACCACCATGACCGAAGTCGTGGCCTCCATTCGCCGGGTCAACGACATCATGGGTGAGATCAGCGCCGCCAGCACCGAACAAAGCCAGGGTGTGGGCCAGATAGGGGAAGCCATCCAGCAGATGGACCAGGTCACCCAGCAAAACGCAGCCCTGGTGGAAGAGATGGCCGCAGCGGCCAGCAGCCTCAAGAGCCAGGCGCAAGACCTGGTGGGCACTGTGGCAGTGTTCAAACTTGCGGCGGGACAGGATCACGGTTTTTCGGCACCCGCAGCACGCACCAGCGCGGTGGTCAGTGCACCCAAGGCGATGACCCCGGCCAAGAAGGTCGCTGCCAAGACAGCACCCCAAGCTGCTGCCTTGAGCCACAGCAGCGCAGCCAAGGCGGGCGGTGATGAGTGGGAAAGCTTTTGA